Proteins from one Bacillota bacterium LX-D genomic window:
- a CDS encoding phage major capsid protein — MATSTTYNRAFWNVMKGKEENNQNLSEGFDNVGAYVAPDEFREGFNTALAKENIFRRFATVINLSSAEGKIQAVSSTGTADWVEDGDPIPESADTFTQFLVKSYKLASLVKLNRSFVTDMNFNLEKYLMGDFAKRFGKAEENALFNGNGTTQPTGILTTDADVTTADSATISFDEIISLYFSLKDEYRNNAVFIMHDNTAMFLRTLKDTSGSYLWNSSDNTIFGKPVVTSPYMPTVSAGAKSIVFGDLSYYWLIERQPITIKKLSELYALQGQVGFSAYERLDGKLIQPDALKILQIKA; from the coding sequence ATGGCAACATCAACAACTTATAATAGAGCGTTTTGGAATGTTATGAAAGGAAAAGAAGAAAACAATCAAAATCTAAGCGAGGGCTTTGATAATGTAGGAGCCTATGTCGCACCAGATGAGTTCAGAGAAGGCTTTAACACTGCTTTGGCAAAGGAAAATATATTCCGCAGATTTGCTACTGTTATCAATCTATCTTCTGCAGAAGGTAAAATTCAAGCGGTATCCTCAACGGGTACAGCAGATTGGGTTGAAGACGGAGATCCAATCCCCGAAAGTGCCGATACATTTACACAGTTTCTAGTGAAATCATACAAGCTGGCATCTCTTGTCAAACTAAACCGCTCATTCGTCACCGATATGAACTTTAATCTAGAAAAATATCTGATGGGTGATTTTGCGAAGCGTTTTGGCAAGGCTGAGGAAAATGCATTATTTAATGGAAATGGTACAACTCAGCCAACAGGTATCCTTACAACAGACGCAGATGTAACTACAGCAGATAGTGCTACCATCTCTTTTGACGAGATTATCTCTCTGTATTTTTCATTAAAAGATGAATACCGCAATAACGCTGTGTTTATCATGCACGATAATACAGCCATGTTTCTTAGAACCCTTAAAGACACAAGCGGCAGTTATCTGTGGAATTCTTCAGATAACACCATCTTCGGAAAGCCTGTAGTTACCTCTCCATATATGCCTACAGTATCTGCAGGAGCAAAAAGCATTGTATTCGGAGATTTATCATACTACTGGCTGATTGAACGTCAGCCAATAACAATAAAGAAATTAAGTGAATTATATGCATTGCAGGGGCAGGTTGGCTTTTCTGCTTACGAGAGATTGGATGGCAAGCTAATTCAACCAGATGCTCTGAAAATATTACAAATAAAAGCTTAA
- a CDS encoding transposon-encoded TnpW family protein, translating to MENQINSRTTKSDIGGTVYVVESRISDSAKESAYSKLKRLITVNAKSLSKLSDSSYKPTEINSTSSR from the coding sequence ATGGAAAACCAAATTAACAGCCGCACAACCAAATCCGATATCGGAGGTACGGTCTATGTGGTGGAATCACGAATAAGTGATTCAGCAAAGGAAAGTGCATATTCCAAGCTGAAACGACTGATTACAGTCAACGCAAAAAGCCTTTCAAAGTTATCAGATAGTTCATATAAACCCACGGAAATCAACTCGACATCTTCAAGGTAG